A genomic window from Carassius auratus strain Wakin unplaced genomic scaffold, ASM336829v1 scaf_tig00020493, whole genome shotgun sequence includes:
- the LOC113076474 gene encoding uncharacterized protein C1orf194 homolog isoform X1 codes for MPQERDPFPIPRYENDYTLRRSEEAQKLPYDKPTHLAQNDEPWGRLHNTTTQASSRRQVCHYDTTVPKDSLDIHLKSTYDHHLGLFQDKNKTVTQKETIALENGTLKNKESEDSVSETENKGMRVWLDTQKASIYSIKGSIESHHTASTNRGYSRKHDGGFYST; via the exons ATGCCTCAAGAACGAGATCCTTTCCCAATCCCGCGATATGAGAACGATTATACACTCAGAAGGAGTGAGGAAGCTCAG AAACTACCATACGACAAGCCGACCCATCTCGCACAAAATGACGAACCCTGGGGGAGACTCCACAACACGACAACACAGGCCAGCTCGCGTCGACAAGTCTGTCATTACGATACTACA GTACCAAAGGACAGTCTGGACATTCATCTAAAATCGACATACGATCATCATCTAGGATTATTTCAGgacaaaaataaaactgtgacGCAGAAGGAAACTATTGCATTGGAAAATGG GACACTGAAAAATAAAGAATCAGAAGATTCGGTGAGTGAAACTGAAAACAAAGGCATGAGAGTGTGGCTCGACACCCAGAAGGCgtctatatacagtattaaaggGTCCATAG AGTCTCATCATACAGCCTCTACAAACCGAGGTTACTCTCGTAAGCATGATGGCGGCTTTTACTCAACGTGA
- the LOC113076474 gene encoding uncharacterized protein C1orf194 homolog isoform X2 gives MRTIIHSEGKLPYDKPTHLAQNDEPWGRLHNTTTQASSRRQVCHYDTTVPKDSLDIHLKSTYDHHLGLFQDKNKTVTQKETIALENGTLKNKESEDSVSETENKGMRVWLDTQKASIYSIKGSIESHHTASTNRGYSRKHDGGFYST, from the exons ATGAGAACGATTATACACTCAGAAGGA AAACTACCATACGACAAGCCGACCCATCTCGCACAAAATGACGAACCCTGGGGGAGACTCCACAACACGACAACACAGGCCAGCTCGCGTCGACAAGTCTGTCATTACGATACTACA GTACCAAAGGACAGTCTGGACATTCATCTAAAATCGACATACGATCATCATCTAGGATTATTTCAGgacaaaaataaaactgtgacGCAGAAGGAAACTATTGCATTGGAAAATGG GACACTGAAAAATAAAGAATCAGAAGATTCGGTGAGTGAAACTGAAAACAAAGGCATGAGAGTGTGGCTCGACACCCAGAAGGCgtctatatacagtattaaaggGTCCATAG AGTCTCATCATACAGCCTCTACAAACCGAGGTTACTCTCGTAAGCATGATGGCGGCTTTTACTCAACGTGA